A single region of the Sorghum bicolor cultivar BTx623 chromosome 7, Sorghum_bicolor_NCBIv3, whole genome shotgun sequence genome encodes:
- the LOC110437107 gene encoding transcription factor GTE7-like, with amino-acid sequence MTSAVLAGRNEVHHAHPHHHRHWGGARVPLMPKPSSNPNPRRHHRPGPNPIPTGSPPPRAVPAVAAEPLPSSSGHVKFRPSEMTPAEASLLRARLTGELGRVRAFLSRIDSWQDGQRRRRRPEPEHEHAPEPPVGRRSSPPPALVEAMRKRCADILMRLRRSKKSVWFNSPVDVEGLKLHDYRAIIRSPMDLGTVKQNLTAGRYPSHEAFAGDVRLTFNNALRYNPPDHHVHRYAGNLLASFEGMYKEAVSWFEQQRQQLEPPMQLDLPPPPPPQMPVSVPVQAPQRMGGGRRPKPKAREPNKREMDEEEKQKLRVEIENLPEEKMLNVLQIVQKRNSDPALTGEEVELDFDELDIETLWELDRFVVNWRKALKKSQRNSMMNGDAAAMNGDAIDVTIVPDDDDMVEVAVNPSVVVEIGESETDIPKKREMEAEDEYVDIGDEMPTVNYQSVEIEPDSPAASSSSGSGSGSSSSSDSDSDSESDGDDASAPH; translated from the exons ATGACCTCCGCCGTCCTCGCCGGCCGGAATGAGGTCCACCACGCGCACCCGCACCACCACCGCCACTGGGGCGGCGCCCGCGTCCCCCTCATGCCCAAgccgtcctccaaccctaaccCTAGGCGCCACCACCGCCCGGGCCCAAACCCTATCCCCAcaggctcgccgccgccgcgggccgtCCCGGCGGTCGCGGCCGAGCCCCTGCCGTCGTCATCGGGGCACGTGAAGTTCAGGCCGTCGGAAATGACCCCCGCCGAGGCCAGCCTTCTCCGCGCGCGGCTCACCGGCGAGCTCGGCCGCGTCCGCGCTTTCCTCTCCCGCATCGACTCGTGGCAGGACGggcagcgccggcgccggcgcccggAGCCCGAGCACGAGCACGCGCCGGAGCCCCCCGTCGGGCGCCGCTCGTCCCCGCCGCCGGCGCTGGTGGAGGCGATGCGGAAGCGGTGCGCGGACATCCTGATGCGGCTGCGGAGATCGAAGAAGAGCGTGTGGTTCAACTCCCCCGTCGACGTGGAGGGCCTCAAGCTGCACGACTACCGCGCCATCATACGGAGCCCCATGGATCTCGGCACCGTCAAGCAgaacctcaccgccggccgGTACCCTTCCCACGAGGCGTTCGCTGGCGACGTCCGGCTCACCTTCAACAACGCGCTGCGGTACAACCCGCCCGACCACCACGTGCACAGGTACGCCGGCAACCTCCTCGCCTCGTTCGAGGGGATGTACAAGGAGGCCGTCTCGTGGTTCGAGCAGCAGCGCCAGCAACTCGAGCCACCAATGCAGCTTGAtctgccgccaccgccaccaccacagaTGCCAGTTTCTGTGCCAGTGCAAGCGCCCCAGAGGATGGGGGGTGGGAGGAGGCCCAAGCCCAAGGCGAGGGAGCCAAACAAGAGGGAGATGGATGAGGAGGAGAAGCAGAAGCTGAGGGTGGAGATTGAGAACCTGCCTGAGGAGAAGATGCTGAATGTGCTGCAGATTGTGCAGAAGAGGAACAGTGATCCAGCATtgacgggggaggaggtggagcTTGATTTTGATGAGCTGGATATCGAGACCCTGTGGGAGCTTGATCGATTTGTGGTCAATTGGAGGAAGGCGCTAAAGAAGAGCCAGCGGAATTCTATGATGAATGGTGATGCTGCTGCCATGAATGGAGACGCCATTGATGTGACAATTGTTCCGGATGATGATGACATGGTCGAGGTTGCTGTCAATCCGTCTGTGGTGGTTGAAATTGGAGAGTCG GAGACTGACATTCCAAAGAAGAGGGAAATGGAAGCGGAGGACGAGTATGTTGATATAGGTGACGAGATGCCAACGGTGAATTACCAGTCGGTGGAGATTGAGCCAGATTCCCCGGCAGCTAGCAGCTCAAGCGGATCAGGAAGTGGCTCATCTTCATCCAGTG ATTCTGACTCGGACTCTGAATCTGATGGGGATGATGCAAGCGCCCCGCACTAG